Below is a window of Dermochelys coriacea isolate rDerCor1 chromosome 25, rDerCor1.pri.v4, whole genome shotgun sequence DNA.
GGACTATATTAGGCCTGGTCGCCATTAGAAAATTACGTTGGCTTAACTaaatcactcagaggtgtgaaaaatgcacagcCTTGAGAGAAGTAGCTCCGCCAACCTAACCTGCAATGGAGACATTTCTAAGTtgatggaataattcttccaCCGAGCGAGCTACAGCTTCTTgaagaggtggattacctacactgatgggagaacctcTCTCATCAACataagtagtgtctacactgaagcactacagcagcacaattatagcatttcaagtgtacACAAGCTCttagagaactggtctgaaatcaaccagCTGAAACTCAAGAAAGCCAAGTAAAAAGTGCTTCACttgagaaggggggaaaaagtcaaatgcacaactacaaaattggaaataactgtctaggtggtcctgctgctgaaaaggatctggggttacaCAAAGAGCagatgagtcaacaatatgatgtgGTTATGAAAAGGGCTGCATATAAGACACGAGGGGTAGTTGTCCCGTTCTGGACACCGCActgtaagaaagatgtggacaaattggagagtgtccagaggaGCGCAACGAAagtgatcaaaggtttagaaaacccgacctataagtagggtgaccatccgtcccgtttttaaagggaccgTCCcattatataggcgcctattacccccacccccaccccctgtcccattttttcacagttgctatctggtcaccctacctataaggaaaggttaaaagtgggcacatttagtcttgagaaaagaagaatgagagggCAGCTGCTAACAGTCTTCAGATGTTAAAGGTTGTTAGAAGGCTGGTGATCAATTAGTCTCCATgtctgaaggtaggacaagaagtaatgggcttaatctgattctgcagcaagggagatttaggttagatctTAGGAAAAGCTTTCCAACTCTATtttagggtagttaagctctggagcagggaggttgtggaatccccgtcatgggaggtttttaagagcaggttggacaaacacctgttagggacggtctaggtttacttggtcttgcctcagcacagggggctgggggtgatgacttctcatggtcccttccagcccgacagTTCAATGATTCTATACCAAACCCGCAAGGGGGCACCAAAGGCCACTGAGCCTCAAAGTTGAAAATTTAGGCTCTCCGACAtgctgagaggtttcagagtagcagccctgttagtctgtattcgcaaaaagaaaaggagtacttgtggcaccttagagactaacaaatttattagagcataagctttcgtgagctacagctcacttcatccgatgaagtgagctgtagctcacgaaagcttatgctctaataaatttgttagtctctaaggtgccacaagtactccttttctttttgcgacatGCTGAGGAATATGATGTACGGAGGTTCCTCTCCTGCCCTTACAACCCACATGGTGTGTTTGACTCCTCAGCCAAAGGCCAAATCTGAGCAGCACCTcaagggaggtggggtgggaacaGCAGTGCTGCCAGGTTGGCGGCCCACCCTTCAACGTTTCAGGTGCTGATTCTTCAAAGCGAAACTCACGAAGCCGCCATGTGGTTTGCACGGGAAGCGATAAAACCACCCCAGATTTCCCCGAATGATCCCTGGGCTTTGGCGACTCTTTCCAGAGCTCCATGTTTGCAACAGAAGTCAGAACCAGGTGTTTTAGGTGGTTTGGCAGGGAACAGTGTGTTAGCTCAGGACCAGACCCAAGGCCTTTCCCAGCTCAATTAGCAATAGGATAATCCCTCGTCCTTCTATAGCCTGGGGCACTGGAGGATTTGTCCCATGAGAGGCCATCTCGTCTAATGCTTAGTGAGAGGctgtcaggagtcctgggttccagtccctgctctgccactgattctctGTGTGACCTTAAATTTAGCACCTCTCTCTCTGCCTCGGTTTCTCTGTAGAATGGTGTTTAATACTTCCCTGCAGTGCAGGGGGTTTGTGAGGCTTAACTAATGCCTCAGATGAAAGACATTAGGGAAAGGTAGGGTAGGGTAGCTCCTTCATGTTCTGCATACGGGGTGCTTCATAAATACATGAATGTGTTATTGCAGGAGGGATTATTCTTTGCAGAATAGTGGCACCTCTAGAATCTAGTGGAGATCAGGGttccattagaatcatagaatatcagggttggaagggacctcaggaggtatttagtccaaccccctgctcaaagcaggaccaacaccaactaaatcatcccagccagggctttgtcaagcctgaccttaaaaacttttaaggaaggagattccatcacctccctaggtaatgcattccagtgtttcaccaccctcctagtgaaaaagtttttcctaatatccaacctaaacctcccccactgcaacttgagaccattactcctcgttgaGCCTGTGCAGACACATAAGAAGGGATGGTCTCAGCCAAAAATAGCTTGCAGCCGAAATACAGAAGgcaaacaaagggtgggagaaaggaaggagtctgatccccattttacagatgggaaactgaggcccagagagagtcAGGAGTGTGTTTTCCAAAGGGCCCAGCACTGGCCTGAATTAGATTGATACTACGTATTTCTGAAGATAGCCCGTAGGGGCCTCAATTTTCAGATGGACTCAGCTCTCATTTCGGCACCAAAATAagtgaccacattttcaaaagcaagctGAGCACCAAACTCTTTGAAAAGCATGCCCATGGACATCACAGGGGGAGcctggaggtggtggtggaggggggttGAAAACCCAGTCCCTCCTGAGGGCACTTGAAATCTGCCCAGGAACTCTTTGGAAATGCCCCCCcttggtgacttgcccaaggtgacatgGGAAGTCagtggcacctttcaccagcaccgAGTTCACTTCCCCCTACTACGTCAGAACCTCTCCTATGGGATGTGCTGTTCTGACGTAGTAGGGGGAAGTGAACTCGGTGCTGGTAAAAGGTGCCACTGACTTCCCGTGTGAACAGAAAGAGGTGTTGCCAAAGTCGTGACTTTCTTGTAAAAAAGTTTATTGCAGAAGTGGACTTACAAAACCCCTGCCCCTCTTTCACTAGAGGCTGCTCAGGCCAGCTGGAGTCTCttgagagcagccctcagagcAGTGTATCAAGTCACATGCAAGGAGGAGACCCTGCTTTTCATGCTGCAATGATGTTCACCAGGAACTTGTCCTTCTTTGGCAGTGGAGATGCTCTCAGCCTCTACAGTCGAGCAAGGTTAGCTGGTTCCTCTTTCATTTGCAACAAGGAATGGAAAGTAAGAAAGACAGTTCTCCCCCAAAGAAATGCAtcgctcccacccccagcacattgCTTCTCATAGTAGCTACAAGAAGGCACAGTCCCACCTTGCTTTGCTGGAGTAATGCAGAACAGAGCTCTCTGCCCACTAGTACCACACCAGAGACTTGCTTTCCTACCCCAGAACCCTCTCCCCCATCCGCACCACCGACACCACTGTGCTCAGCTGCCAACAGGGGGGCAACACCCTCTGTGGTGTCCTTCAGCATGTCCGCTTGGCATGATGGACCCCTGCTGCAAGCAGCcaaagtatgggagggggctccgggctggggcgggggagtggCGTGCAGGGgtggggtgaaggctccagctgggggtgcggactctggggtggggctggggttgagggggttgggggtgcagaagggtgctctaggctgggaccgaggggttcagagggcgggagggggatcagggctggggcagggggttggggcatggggaggggctcAAGGGTGCTGGCTCCGGGCAGGGCTTatctcaagcggctcccggaagcagcggcatgtcccccctctggctcctaaatggaggtgcggccaggcactGCCCCATCTgtaggcgctgcccctgcagctctcactggAGCGCTTGAGGGGGGCCATATTgaggcttccaggagctgcgtggagcagtcctcgaccctgctccccagctggagcaccagagtgggacaagccccagatcccactccccagcgggagctcaagagccggcttaaaatggctggcaggccagatccggcctgcgggccgtagtttgcctacccctgccctagagcctcagtttcccctctgtaggTTGGGGACTGGCCTTCATTACCTGAGCAAATCTTGTACTGCTTCTTTCAGgcaaattccattgatttcagaggagggagagggttgAGTAAAGtcctcaggattgggcccataaatACCTCTCTCTTTCTTGGGAACCCTTGCCCTACACAATGTATCGCAAGGTttggggcacacacacacacacacacacacacacacaaacatacggTCCCTTGGTGCAATGATGCGGCAAACTCTGCTCCAAGCCACTGCACCGAGTCTTATAAGTTGCTTGTTGCAAAACCCTGTTTGCAAAAGGTTCCTGGAAAGACGCAGCGTGGCACTCGCTGTCGTTTGCATACCAGgttggagaggaaggggaaatggAGCCACGTCCCTAAGGGCCCAACCCAAAGCCCATGGAACTCCCGGGGAGTAAGTGCCCTGCTCGTCCGTTGCAGCTCACACATCCGCAGTTCAGCACCCGGAGCCAGCTCCTCCGCTGTGACCAGGGCTAGTCCTTTGCCACGGGTATAGCTGAGCGGGTGCCAGGCTGGCAGGTGTGCTGGAAGAGCGCCTGACCTCGCTAAAGGGGCACGCCCTGAGCTGGACCTTTCAAGTGACAGCTGCACCCACCCCCTGGATCGGTACCAGGGCTGTCACTGGTCTCCCATCCAGCGTGGTGGGCAGCCCATCCAGCCTGGAACACTGTCAGGCCCCTAATTGCAGATGCACCATATGCTGTGGGACAGAGGCGCTGCAGGCCTGTAAGTCACTGCGGCCAAGACTGTGACACATGCACCGTATGCCCTGGCACAGCCCAGGCCCACAGGAATGGAATCAGGCCAGCAGTTGCAGCTATGCCCCCGCCAGGGGTGGTTAACCCCATCGCACTCACAGATTCACTGGCTGCTCGCCATGAATCTGAGGGCTGCACCTAAGCGGCTGATCCATTTCTCATTCAACCGCCCTGCCAGGCAGATGGGCTCTCACTGCGGGGCTGCATCAGCCCGGCGAGACAGATGGGAAATCGCTGGATGGCTTCACTCCCCAGCGATCTAACGCCCCCGGTTCATCAGCTGCATCGCAGGGAGGGAGAGTCACGGCTCACCACAATCTGTGAGCAAGCAAGCTGCCCTCAGTCCTGGGTGCACCAGAGCCTGGAGCAGTGCCCACCCCATAACTGTGGGCACAGCCTACACCTAGATGCAGTGTCCAGCCCATAACTACATACACAGTCCAGATACACTGAAACTATAGTCCAGCCGGTTCCTGCTGACAGCCTTAGGCTGTGCGGAACCCAAGTCTTAGGAGTGTCATACTAGTTCTCTGCAGTCATCTCCTttatgccccccacccccaccccttctgaaAGCAAGCGCCCAGTGTCAGGGACCAGGATATGGGCGGCCatgcctagtggttagatcagctggagtcagaggccagaaCCAAGGGTCACAACTGGAGTCAGAGCCCAGGATCGGAACCAGAGTcagaagtcaggaatcagagccaagggtcagaaccaggTTATCTGGATTGAGGGTGGCAGGTCAGAAGCCGTGGCAAACGCTTTGAGCAGCCAGCATAATTTCTGCCGCTGCTTCTGGGCTTAAGAGCAAGCCTGCTAGCTTCTTCAGCCAGTCAGGTGGGGCGCTCACGCAGCCCAGCTGTTCCCATGAGGAACCTGAGCAGGAGCAGCTGCCGGGTCCTATTCCTGACACCCAGTCCCAGCCAAGAGGGCACGTCCCCATGGGCAggccccctcctggagcctgctgcTGTCCCCTCAGATACTGGGAAGGTTGCTCATCATGCTGGAGTTGCTGGAGAGAGGTTCCCTAGGCCGGGCCCGGGAGTTGAGCACCACGGAGCGGTGGAAGCTCTCGCGAATCCTCAGGGAGCTCTCAGTCGAGGATCCCGAGTTGATATCAGCCATGAGTAAGCAGTCCCCGGGCCCATGGAGCCCAAGGCGGATGCAGCCACAGCAGACGAAGCACAGCACGGCCCGGCGCACCTCCGGGCTGCGGAAGGAGTAGATGAGGGGGTTGATGGCCGAGTTGAACAAGGCCAGGACCAGGGCCCAGTCCATGCCCTTCAGGAGCTTGCAGGTCTGGGACTCGCAGAAGACGTCGAGGAGCAGCAAGGCGAAGAGCGGGCTCCAGCAGAGAATGAAGGCCCCCAGGATCATCAGGACGGTCTTGAGCAGCCGCAGGGACCTCTTGCGGCTGTGGCGGGTGGCGGCCTGCTGGGAGCTGGCCCGGACCAGGTGGTAGATGGAGGCGTAGAGGCCGATGATGCCCAGAAGAATCATACTGAACATGACCACGCAGAAGAGGACATAGTTCTTGGAGTAGAGGGGCAGCAGGGTGGAGCAGCTGGGGAAGTCACACAGACAGTTCCAGCCCAGCAGAGGCAGCATCCCAATGAGGATGGCCAAGGCCCAGCAGGACACGATGAGACTACGCAGGCGTATGGTCTTACTGGCCTCGTTCTCGGCAATGGGTCTCACCATGGTGCTGTAGCGCTCGATGGCCGTCACCAGCAGGCTGAAGGTGGAGGCGGCCAGGGCGATGAAGAGGATGCCCTCCCGGAGGAACCACAGCTCAGGTGTCAGCTGGAAGGTTCGGCTGCCCGACAGGCAGATGTTGCAGATATAGGCCACCCCGGCCAGCAGGTCACTCACCGTGATGCTGGCGATGCAGGAGTAGACCCACCGGCGGGCATGCAGGCCCCTCACGATGGCCATCAGCACCAGCAGGTTCTCCACCACGATGAGGCAGCTAATGGTGATGAAGGCCACCTTGAGGAGGCCCATCCTGTCCTCCTCGGGCCGCCGGCTGCCCAGCTTCCCCGTGTAATTGTAGTGCTGCAGGATGAGGTTGATGTTCTGCCTAgctgccagctgcagacaggagtCCACGCTGTACAGCAAGCTAACCCTGGCCTCGGGACTGTCAGTTaggaaaggagggagagagggatctACTGAATGGCTTAGCCCTGGAGCAGGCATCTTCTGAGGAAGGGCAAAGCCCAGAGCTAGAGAAGGCACGAAAACAGGACAGGAGCTGGCCCCGCGTCCAGCCGATGGAGCAGAGGTCAGAGCCGGCGCCCCCGTCTGGCAGCCCGGGATTCT
It encodes the following:
- the S1PR4 gene encoding sphingosine 1-phosphate receptor 4: MPAPGLSHSVDPSLPPFLTDSPEARVSLLYSVDSCLQLAARQNINLILQHYNYTGKLGSRRPEEDRMGLLKVAFITISCLIVVENLLVLMAIVRGLHARRWVYSCIASITVSDLLAGVAYICNICLSGSRTFQLTPELWFLREGILFIALAASTFSLLVTAIERYSTMVRPIAENEASKTIRLRSLIVSCWALAILIGMLPLLGWNCLCDFPSCSTLLPLYSKNYVLFCVVMFSMILLGIIGLYASIYHLVRASSQQAATRHSRKRSLRLLKTVLMILGAFILCWSPLFALLLLDVFCESQTCKLLKGMDWALVLALFNSAINPLIYSFRSPEVRRAVLCFVCCGCIRLGLHGPGDCLLMADINSGSSTESSLRIRESFHRSVVLNSRARPREPLSSNSSMMSNLPSI